The Sedimentisphaera salicampi genome includes a region encoding these proteins:
- a CDS encoding alpha-L-fucosidase: MINRREFAKIMGAAGLIGLPALSRGQFNTSAPSYLKDFAQNYSAKPHNSAMDWFRNSEFGLFLHYGLYSLLGRGEWVQLKEKIHVKEYEKLIKRFTAENFDADEITDLALRAEMKYVNITTRHHDSFCLFDTKSTNFNSVKSPAKRDLVAELAEACDKKGLGLCLYFTHGRDWRHPHAPNNDNWGSFARPRYHEPEPYYKYGKEHDLNIYVEYMHQQLEELLTQYGPIASIWLDGHGVPMSGPIEKFRVDDTYKLIRKIQPQCLITAKWGYNGQEDYYSPEIHWLNNKKKVKEKQAAGKPFEICTAIAGWGYTKKHDGNHRGFNSVLDNLKYAAEYDANLLLNIAPLPDGSLDKQDVNTLHKVGKYIRKNGFPKQKSPS, translated from the coding sequence ATGATTAACAGACGAGAATTTGCTAAAATAATGGGCGCTGCCGGGCTTATTGGTTTGCCAGCGTTATCGAGGGGGCAGTTCAATACTTCAGCACCTTCATACCTGAAAGATTTTGCTCAAAATTACTCTGCCAAACCTCATAATTCTGCAATGGATTGGTTTAGAAACTCGGAGTTTGGCCTGTTCCTTCACTATGGGTTATACAGTCTGCTTGGCAGGGGCGAATGGGTGCAGCTAAAAGAAAAGATACATGTCAAAGAATATGAGAAGCTTATAAAACGCTTTACTGCTGAAAACTTTGATGCTGATGAGATAACTGATCTAGCTCTTCGTGCTGAGATGAAGTATGTGAACATCACAACGCGTCATCACGACAGTTTTTGTTTGTTTGACACAAAATCAACTAATTTCAACAGCGTTAAATCACCTGCAAAAAGAGATCTTGTAGCTGAGCTTGCCGAAGCCTGTGATAAAAAAGGGCTTGGGCTTTGCCTTTACTTCACTCACGGAAGGGATTGGCGTCATCCGCATGCTCCTAATAATGATAATTGGGGCAGCTTTGCACGCCCAAGATATCATGAGCCTGAACCGTATTACAAATACGGCAAGGAGCACGATTTAAATATTTATGTAGAATATATGCATCAGCAGCTTGAAGAACTGCTTACTCAATATGGTCCTATAGCCAGCATTTGGCTTGACGGCCACGGCGTTCCTATGAGCGGGCCTATTGAGAAGTTTAGAGTTGATGACACTTACAAGCTGATCCGTAAAATCCAGCCTCAATGTTTGATTACAGCAAAATGGGGATATAACGGCCAAGAGGATTATTATTCACCCGAGATTCACTGGCTAAATAATAAGAAGAAGGTTAAAGAAAAACAGGCAGCCGGAAAGCCTTTTGAGATATGCACAGCTATTGCTGGCTGGGGATATACCAAAAAGCATGATGGAAATCACAGAGGTTTTAATTCAGTACTGGATAATCTGAAATATGCCGCTGAATATGATGCCAATCTTCTGTTGAATATTGCACCTTTACCGGACGGCTCTCTTGACAAGCAGGATGTAAATACGCTGCATAAAGTGGGTAAATATATCAGGAAGAATGGTTTTCCAAAGCAGAAGAGTCCTTCATAA
- a CDS encoding carbon-nitrogen hydrolase family protein — MAKVIKTAACQFPVSADISANLDWMISFIQQAGEKDCDVVHFPECCLSGYASVDFKTWKNFDWDLLHDSAERVAQAAKENNIYVIYGTSRQNETGDKPYNSLIVIDKAGNTVSVYDKCFCTPKGIAFYQPGTQFVKYEINGIVCSSLICYDLRFPEVYRKLKSMGVECIFQSFYNARQRKASVHTDIMRQTMQCRAATNYFWVSMTNSSAPISPYPSAFIRPDGKIAAQLQFDTPGMMINKIDTSLEFYDASGPYRQTAMNGRLNNA, encoded by the coding sequence ATGGCAAAAGTAATTAAAACTGCTGCCTGCCAGTTTCCTGTGTCTGCGGATATTTCCGCTAATCTGGACTGGATGATTTCGTTTATTCAGCAGGCGGGAGAGAAGGACTGCGATGTGGTTCACTTCCCTGAATGCTGCCTCAGCGGATACGCATCTGTTGATTTTAAAACTTGGAAAAATTTCGATTGGGATTTGCTCCATGATTCAGCCGAAAGGGTAGCGCAGGCAGCAAAGGAAAACAATATTTACGTAATCTACGGAACAAGCAGGCAGAATGAAACCGGCGATAAACCCTACAACAGCCTAATTGTGATTGATAAGGCCGGCAACACGGTGAGCGTGTATGATAAGTGTTTCTGCACGCCCAAGGGGATTGCGTTTTACCAGCCCGGCACACAATTCGTTAAATACGAGATTAACGGCATCGTCTGCTCCTCGCTTATATGCTACGACCTCAGATTCCCCGAGGTGTACCGAAAGCTCAAGTCGATGGGGGTGGAGTGTATATTCCAGTCTTTTTACAATGCACGCCAGCGAAAGGCCTCTGTACATACCGATATTATGCGTCAGACAATGCAGTGCAGGGCAGCCACGAACTACTTCTGGGTGAGTATGACAAATTCCTCCGCACCGATAAGCCCGTATCCTTCCGCCTTTATCCGCCCGGACGGCAAAATTGCGGCACAGCTCCAATTCGATACGCCCGGGATGATGATAAACAAAATCGACACTTCCCTCGAATTCTACGACGCCTCCGGACCATATCGACAAACAGCAATGAACGGCCGCCTAAACAACGCCTGA
- a CDS encoding GLUG motif-containing protein: protein MCILRVSVIAALAAAGIAFGFAAGDGTANNPYQISTPDHLEAVNNDLSAHYVLKNDIDLSARTYDRAVIAPDTDYTDSDFNGSLFSGSFDGAGYKILNLTVDTSNVTKDYPRYLGLLGKIDGGEVRNLGIENAQITGGDNSRYLGGLCGYNREGTITNCYATSDISGFVYPGGLCGYNDDGIITNCYVTGSVSGGDNSYYPGGLCGYTSGTITNCYATGSVSGGDRLGGLCGWNSNGTIENCYATGSVSGGDDSHRLGGLCGFNSGTIASSYATGSVSGGSHLGGLCGYNYEGTIRNCYATGSVSGKRNLGGLCGVNLGTITSCFWDKEASGIAYSYGGTGITTAQMQTLDTFTSAGWDYVNEDTNGQMDLWYQHAGEYPKLFWQAIPGDISYDGYVGEADMIIMAEQWLQAPPEQTRLEADSNFDEYVDILDFAIFSENWLLEN from the coding sequence ATGTGTATTCTTAGAGTTTCGGTTATCGCTGCTCTTGCTGCAGCAGGCATTGCATTCGGTTTCGCCGCAGGCGACGGCACGGCAAACAACCCATACCAGATTTCCACCCCCGACCACCTTGAAGCGGTGAACAACGACCTCTCCGCCCATTACGTTCTGAAGAATGATATCGACCTTTCGGCCAGAACCTACGACCGGGCTGTTATCGCTCCTGATACTGATTACACCGATTCGGATTTCAACGGCAGCCTCTTTTCCGGCTCATTTGATGGGGCAGGTTATAAGATTCTGAACCTTACAGTTGACACTTCAAATGTAACAAAAGATTATCCCCGATATCTCGGCCTTTTGGGAAAAATAGATGGCGGCGAAGTTCGAAATCTCGGAATTGAAAATGCCCAAATAACTGGCGGCGATAATTCAAGATATCTCGGCGGCCTGTGCGGATATAATCGGGAAGGCACAATCACAAACTGCTATGCGACAAGCGATATTTCAGGCTTTGTTTATCCCGGCGGCCTGTGCGGATATAATGATGACGGCATAATAACGAACTGCTATGTAACAGGCTCTGTTTCGGGTGGCGATAATTCTTATTATCCCGGCGGCCTGTGCGGATATACTAGTGGCACAATCACGAACTGCTATGCAACAGGCTCTGTTTCGGGAGGTGATAGACTTGGCGGCCTTTGTGGATGGAATTCGAACGGCACGATCGAAAACTGCTATGCCACCGGCTCTGTTTCAGGCGGCGATGATTCTCATCGTCTCGGCGGCCTGTGCGGATTTAATTCAGGTACAATCGCGAGCTCCTATGCGACCGGCTCTGTTTCAGGAGGCAGCCATCTCGGCGGGCTGTGCGGATACAATTATGAAGGCACAATCAGGAACTGCTATGCGACCGGCTCTGTTTCAGGAAAAAGAAATCTCGGCGGCCTGTGCGGAGTGAATTTAGGCACAATTACAAGCTGCTTCTGGGATAAAGAGGCAAGCGGGATTGCCTACAGCTATGGCGGAACGGGGATTACGACAGCCCAGATGCAGACTCTGGACACATTTACCAGTGCCGGATGGGATTATGTAAACGAAGATACTAACGGGCAGATGGATCTCTGGTATCAGCATGCGGGCGAATATCCAAAGCTTTTCTGGCAGGCGATCCCGGGCGACATCAGCTATGACGGATACGTCGGCGAGGCTGATATGATTATTATGGCAGAGCAGTGGCTTCAGGCTCCGCCGGAACAAACCCGCCTTGAAGCAGATTCCAACTTCGATGAATACGTTGATATTCTCGATTTTGCGATATTTTCAGAAAATTGGCTTTTAGAAAACTAA
- the ltrA gene encoding group II intron reverse transcriptase/maturase, whose translation MQYPEIGKTFEKLLLISARARRERGFKFTSLAHLLDEEYLRDCYQNLNRNKAVGIDNVSWQEYGINLDENLRRLVDRLKRKKYKPKPARRVYIPKDDKETRPLGISAIESKIVESGIARILNCIYEQDFLDCSYGFRPNRNCHQALKTLNDLITYQPVNHIVEADIKGFFDNVDHDKLLEFIRIRINDTALLGLIGKFLKAGYVDDGQLIVSQKGTPQGSILSPILANIFLHYVLDEWFEATVKSHTTGYCELVRYADDFVCVVRYADDAERIEQALKNRFNKYGLEIHPTKSRRITFGRFEKENAVKESRKPNTFDFLGFTHYCDISRRGKFKLGRKTSGKKFSAKCREMNDWLKAIRNHVKTKDWWKVLVAKLRGHYQYYGVSENYAGIRSFYKLTIRMVRKWLNRRSQKRKMSWERFSNYLEHYPLPKPEIVHSFYNRQV comes from the coding sequence ATGCAATACCCTGAGATTGGAAAAACATTTGAGAAGTTGCTTCTCATATCCGCTCGCGCCCGAAGGGAGCGAGGATTCAAGTTTACGAGCCTTGCTCATCTACTTGATGAAGAATACCTTCGGGATTGCTACCAGAACCTTAACCGGAATAAGGCGGTAGGAATTGACAATGTAAGCTGGCAGGAATATGGTATAAATCTGGATGAAAATCTCCGGCGGCTTGTCGATAGGCTCAAACGTAAAAAGTATAAGCCTAAACCGGCAAGGCGGGTATATATACCCAAGGACGATAAAGAAACCCGTCCACTGGGTATATCTGCGATAGAAAGCAAGATAGTAGAAAGCGGGATTGCCCGCATACTAAACTGCATATATGAGCAGGATTTTCTGGATTGTTCTTACGGTTTTCGCCCGAACAGGAACTGTCATCAGGCGTTAAAGACACTTAACGACCTGATAACATACCAGCCGGTAAACCATATTGTCGAAGCCGATATTAAAGGCTTCTTCGATAATGTTGACCACGATAAGCTGCTGGAGTTTATTCGAATAAGGATAAATGACACGGCATTATTAGGGCTGATTGGTAAGTTTCTCAAAGCCGGTTATGTTGACGATGGTCAACTAATAGTATCGCAAAAGGGTACTCCGCAAGGAAGTATTCTAAGCCCGATACTGGCGAATATATTCCTGCACTATGTACTGGACGAGTGGTTTGAGGCTACGGTTAAAAGCCATACGACCGGTTACTGTGAGCTTGTGAGATATGCGGATGATTTTGTATGCGTAGTTCGCTACGCAGACGATGCCGAACGCATTGAGCAGGCGTTGAAGAATAGGTTCAATAAATACGGATTGGAAATACATCCTACAAAGAGCCGCCGGATAACATTTGGTCGCTTTGAGAAGGAAAACGCCGTAAAAGAGAGCCGAAAGCCTAACACGTTTGACTTTTTAGGATTTACGCATTACTGCGACATCTCACGCCGAGGCAAATTTAAGCTCGGGCGTAAGACAAGCGGAAAGAAATTCTCTGCCAAGTGCAGGGAGATGAATGACTGGCTCAAGGCGATACGAAACCACGTCAAGACTAAAGACTGGTGGAAAGTTCTTGTTGCCAAACTGCGAGGCCATTATCAGTATTACGGCGTAAGTGAGAACTACGCCGGTATCAGGAGTTTTTACAAACTCACGATAAGGATGGTACGGAAATGGCTGAACAGGCGTAGCCAAAAGCGAAAGATGAGTTGGGAACGGTTTAGTAATTACCTTGAACACTATCCTTTGCCAAAACCCGAAATAGTGCATAGCTTTTACAATCGGCAAGTGTAA
- the glmS gene encoding glutamine--fructose-6-phosphate transaminase (isomerizing), producing the protein MCGIVGYIGSKPAQQILIDGLKRLEYRGYDSAGIGLHGGTKIKITKQKGRIAGLSESLPRDNPIETVGIGHTRWATHGEPNTVNSHPHLDYSGKISVVHNGIIENYGALKKFLIEKGCEFKSQTDTEVIANLIGYFYEQETDCEQDCFEWSVQKALNQVYGTYGLAVMCSDYPDVIVAAKKGSPLLIGVGDGENLIASDASAIVEHTKQVIYLEDDEMAIVEKDDVTIKTIHNKRIERELKEIDFSIEEIELGGYEHYMLKEIFEQPDALSTCLKGRLDMNNYKIILGGIENLSRQLTTAKRFILTGCGTAWHACLVGEYLMERLARTPVEVEYASELRYRNPIIEEGTVVIAVSQSGETADTLAAIEMCKERGATVLGVVNVVGSTIARTTDAGVYLRVGPEIGVASTKAFTAQVAVLTMMAIELGRRRHLDNARTEQLITDLNKIPNIINDVLKYSDMIKDISKECGDRENWLFLGRGYNYPTALEGALKLKEISYIHAEGLPAAEMKHGPIALINDGMPAVFIATRCSNYDKIISNIEEVRARGGKTIIIANEGDEEIERYADYLIRIPNVDDALEPLVAAIPLQLLAYHCAVLRGLDVDKPRNLAKSVTVE; encoded by the coding sequence ATGTGCGGAATAGTAGGATATATAGGCAGTAAGCCTGCCCAGCAGATACTTATAGATGGGCTGAAAAGGCTTGAATACCGCGGCTATGATTCAGCAGGCATCGGCCTGCATGGCGGAACAAAAATAAAGATAACCAAGCAGAAAGGCCGGATTGCAGGTCTCAGCGAGTCTCTCCCCCGAGATAACCCCATCGAAACTGTGGGCATCGGCCACACCCGATGGGCTACTCACGGCGAACCTAACACGGTAAACTCGCACCCGCATCTCGATTATTCGGGCAAAATATCCGTTGTGCACAACGGGATCATTGAAAATTACGGCGCTTTGAAGAAGTTCCTCATCGAAAAGGGCTGTGAATTTAAGAGCCAGACCGATACAGAGGTAATAGCGAATCTAATCGGATACTTCTACGAACAGGAAACCGACTGCGAGCAGGACTGCTTCGAGTGGTCTGTGCAGAAGGCTCTCAATCAGGTTTACGGAACATACGGGCTTGCTGTGATGTGCAGCGATTATCCCGATGTGATTGTTGCAGCGAAGAAGGGCTCGCCTCTGCTGATTGGTGTGGGCGACGGGGAGAATCTGATTGCCTCGGATGCCTCTGCTATTGTTGAACACACAAAGCAGGTTATATATCTCGAAGATGATGAGATGGCGATCGTTGAAAAAGATGACGTTACCATCAAAACCATCCACAACAAACGCATTGAAAGAGAGCTCAAGGAGATTGATTTCTCCATAGAAGAGATAGAGCTCGGCGGATACGAGCATTATATGCTCAAGGAAATATTCGAACAGCCAGATGCGCTTTCAACCTGCCTCAAAGGCCGGCTGGATATGAACAACTACAAAATTATCCTCGGCGGAATCGAGAATCTCTCCCGCCAGCTCACAACAGCAAAACGCTTCATCCTCACCGGCTGCGGAACTGCCTGGCATGCCTGCCTTGTGGGCGAGTATCTCATGGAAAGGCTTGCCAGAACGCCTGTTGAAGTGGAGTATGCAAGTGAGCTGAGATACAGAAATCCAATTATCGAGGAGGGAACGGTAGTGATAGCGGTGAGCCAGTCCGGCGAAACCGCCGATACTCTCGCAGCTATTGAGATGTGCAAGGAGCGCGGGGCCACTGTCCTCGGCGTTGTTAATGTGGTGGGTTCTACGATCGCCCGCACAACCGATGCCGGAGTTTATCTCAGGGTTGGCCCGGAGATCGGTGTTGCCAGCACGAAGGCCTTCACAGCTCAGGTGGCAGTGCTTACGATGATGGCAATCGAGCTTGGCAGAAGGCGCCATCTGGACAATGCAAGAACCGAGCAGCTGATTACAGACCTCAACAAAATACCGAACATCATCAATGATGTGCTCAAATATTCCGATATGATAAAGGATATCTCCAAAGAATGCGGCGACCGCGAAAACTGGCTCTTCCTCGGCAGGGGATACAACTACCCGACAGCCCTTGAAGGGGCTCTGAAGCTCAAGGAGATTAGCTATATCCACGCCGAAGGCCTGCCCGCTGCTGAGATGAAACACGGGCCGATTGCACTTATAAACGACGGTATGCCCGCTGTTTTCATCGCCACGCGCTGCTCAAATTACGATAAGATAATCAGCAACATTGAGGAAGTGCGTGCAAGGGGCGGGAAAACAATCATTATCGCAAATGAAGGCGATGAGGAAATCGAAAGATACGCAGATTATCTGATTCGGATTCCGAATGTGGATGATGCCCTCGAACCGCTGGTTGCGGCGATTCCGCTTCAGCTGCTCGCCTACCACTGCGCAGTGCTGCGCGGGCTGGATGTGGATAAGCCCCGCAACCTCGCCAAGAGCGTTACTGTGGAGTAA
- a CDS encoding transposase, translating to MSTRQDKRPTGTRYSEAFKLQVVNELESGKLSCINEANIRYGIAGSHTVKRWLKKYGRNHLIPKRIRVERPDEHDRLKQLKAENKELKEALADAYLEKLVSDSRFEVTCEQFGLDSEEVKKKLDTKRHTRLTKGLQKRKKK from the coding sequence ATGTCTACTCGACAAGACAAAAGACCTACAGGCACTCGTTATAGTGAAGCATTTAAGTTGCAAGTGGTAAATGAGCTTGAATCTGGTAAACTCTCATGTATAAATGAAGCCAATATTCGTTATGGAATAGCAGGAAGCCACACCGTTAAGCGTTGGCTTAAGAAATACGGCCGAAACCATTTAATACCAAAGAGGATACGCGTGGAAAGACCAGATGAACATGACCGGTTAAAGCAATTAAAAGCAGAGAACAAAGAGCTGAAAGAAGCTCTCGCAGATGCTTATTTAGAAAAGCTTGTAAGTGATTCTCGATTTGAAGTTACCTGTGAGCAGTTTGGCTTGGACAGTGAAGAAGTCAAAAAAAAACTAGATACGAAACGGCACACAAGGCTTACAAAAGGGCTTCAGAAAAGGAAGAAAAAGTAA